CGAACTGCAGATGCGTACGTCCATGCCCAGCGCGGCCAGTTCGCGCACCGCTTCGATGGCGCCGGCCACGGGCGGCAGATCGCGTATGAAGCCGGGCGCCGTGTACAGCGCCTCCGCGCGCGGACGCAGCTCGAGCGCGTAGTCCTCCAGGATGTGGAAGGACTTGCGGTCCTCGAATTCGACGGGCGCGACATCGGGATAGGCCTGGCGCCAGGCGCTCAAGAAGGCGCGCTCGAAATCGGCGAGCACGCCGTCTTGGTCAATCAGGATAAGCATGGGAAAGGCGGGTCGGCGAAGGTATGGCGTCAAGCGGCCATGGATGGGCCTCTATTGTGCCGCATGCCCCGCCCGATGGCCGTCAGGCGAGCGTTTCGGCCAGGATCTGGTAGCGCGACCGGCCGTCCTGCGCGGAGGCCACCAGCACGTAGCGGTCGAAACGCCACGCGATGGGCTGCGCCGGCGCGGGCGGCAGCAGGCGGGTGTCGGCGTCGCGCAGCAGGGTGACGTGCGGCCGGAAACGCGTTTCCGGCCGCGCCGGGTGCAGCGCAGCCACCCAGTCCCACAACTGCCGATGTTCCGAGGCAAGTCGTCCGGCGCCTTCGTCAGGGTTGTCGCCATCGTCGGCCGGGCCGGCCCAGACAATGCGCGGACGCGGGAAGGCGCCCAGCCGGCTCAGGATCACCTGCCCCGGTTCGATGCGGCGGCGGCGGGTTTCATCGACAAGCGGCTGCACCAGCGCGGGCGCCGTCTCGCCGAGAAAGGCCAGCGTCAGATGCAGCGTGTCCGCCCGCATGATGCGGCCGCCACAAGCGCCGTGCGCCTGTTGGCACCACTGGGTCAGCGCGCGCACCGTGTCGAAGTCGGGCCACAGCGCAAAGAACAGGCGGACGGGACGGGAAAACGGCGTGGTGCGGGACGGAGAAGGATCAGGCATGGCGTCGAAGCAGGAAGCAGCGGAGCGGACAGCGCGGGGTGCCGATGGCGCGGGCGGAAAGCGCACCGACGCCATCAGGGTACACGCCGCACGGGCGGCGCGCCATCGGTCTTCTGCCTTCGCGGCCCGTCATCCACGAGGCAGCCACACTGCGGCCGACGACGCCGGCATCGATTGCCGCGGAATGGCTGCGCCTCGTCCTTAGCGCTGCGCCACCGGCTGGACGGCGGGACCGTTCGCCGACGCCTGGGCGCCGGCCGCCGCCTGCTGCGCCTGCAGGCTGTCCAGCCCCCAGCCGCCGCCCAGCGCGCGGATCAGGTTGACCGTGGATCGCGCGCGCTCGCCGTCCAACTGCACGGAGACCCGCTGTTGGGTCAGCACCGTGCGGTCGGCGTCGATCACATCCAAATAGCTGATCGATCCTTCCTTGTACTGGGTGTGCGACAGCTGCGCGGCGCGCGCGGATGCGTGCACCGCGCGGTCCTGCGCCTGGGTCTGTTCATCCAGGATACGCAGGTTGGCCAGGTTGTCCTCGACCTCGCGGAAGGCGCCGAGAACGGTTTGCCGGTAGTTCGCCACGTCTTCCTCGTAGACGGCGCGCGCCCGGTCCAGGCCCGCCTGGCGCCGCCCCGCGTCGAAGATCGGCAGACTGAGCATGGCGCCGGTCAGCGGTCCGAGCAGGAAAGTCCGGCTGGACCATTCGAACAGGTTGCCCAGTTCGGACGACTCGTACCCGGCGTAGCCGGTGATGTTCAGTTGCGGGAAGAACGCAGCGCGAGCCGCTCCGATGCGGTCGTTGGCCGCCGCCATTGCGCGTTCGGCCGCGGCGATATCGGGCCGGCGCTCCAGCAGCGAGGACGGCAGGCCGGCGGGCACCCGGACCGCGATGCGTGACAGCGGACTCGGCGGCAGGGAAAACTCGGCGGGCGCCTTGCCCAGCAGGACCGCCAGCGCATGCTCCGATTGCGCGCGGCGGCGGTCGATGCCCAGGGCTTCGGACTCCGCGGAAGCCAGTTCGGAACGGGCGCGCGCGACGTCCAGTTCGCTGATGTCGCCCGCCTTGTAGCGGCGTTCCACCAGGTCCAGGGTCTGCTTGCGCAAGGCCAGCGTTTGTTCGTACAGCTGGCGCTCGGCATCCAGCTCGCGGATCATGAAGTAGTTTTCCGCGACGTCGGCCTGCAGCGCAAGCTGGACCGAGCGCAACAGCGCTTCGCTTTGCTGGGCTTCGGCGGTGGCGGCATTCGCCGTGGACGATACACGGCCGAACAGATCCGCTTCGTAAGACACGCCGAGCTGGCCGCGCCACAGCGTGCTGCTGGTAGCGGGGCCGTTGTCCGGCAGCCCTTGCGAAGCGGGCGAGGCGCGTTGACGCGTGGGGCCGAAGTTCGCCGTGACTTCGGGGAAAAGCCCGGCGCGGGCCTCGCGCTGCAGCGCGCGCGCCTGAGCCAGCCGGGCCGCGGCGGCCTTCAGGTTCTGGTTGGCATCGGCGGCCTGGCGTTCCAGCGCATCCAGCGTCGCGTCATTGAACACTTTCCACCATTCGCCGCGCAGGACGGATTCGGCGGGCTCGGCGGTCTTCCATTGACCGGCCTGGTCGGCCGGCAGCGCTTCCTTGAAGGCCGCTGTCATCGGTGCGGCGGGACGCTCGTACTCCGGCGTCAGCGAGCAGCCCGCCAGGATCGCCGCGGTCAGCAGGCCCAGCGAAAAGCGGTTGATGGTTTTCATGCGGGACATCATGTCTGTCATCCTGTTATTCGGCGCCGCGGGCGGCGTGGCCGTGGGGCGCGGGCGCGGCATGCGGGGCGGTAACGGGCGCTTCGTGCTGACCAGCCGAGTGCAGCTTGCGCGGATTCAGCGCGCGCAGCGCGACGTAGAACACCGGCGTCAGGAACAGGCCGAACAGCGTCACGCCCAGCATGCCGAAGAACACCGCGATACCCATGGCATGACGCATTTCGGAGCCGGCGCCAGACGAATACACCAGCGGCACCACACCCATGATGAAGGCGATCGACGTCATCAGGATGGGGCGCAGCCGCAGGCGGCAGGCTTCCACCGCGGCATCGAAGGCGCTGCGGCCCTGCATTTCCAATTCGCGGGCGAATTCCACGATCAGGATGGCGTTCTTGCAAGCCAGGCCCACCAGCACCATCAAACCGATCTGCGTAAAGATGTTGTTGTCGCCGCGCGTCAGCCACACGCCGGTCAGCGCCGCCAGAATGCTCATGGGCACGATCAGGATCACGGCCAGCGGCAGGGTCAGGCTTTCGTACATCGCGGCCAGCACCAGGAACACCAGCAGCACGCTGATCGGGAACACCCAGATGCCGGCATTGCCCGCCAGGATCTGCTGGTACGTCAGGTCGGTCCATTCGAACTTGATGCCGCGCGGCAGGGTTTCCGCGGCGATGCGTTCGGCGGCTTCCTTGGCCTGGTCGGACGAGTAGCCCGGGGCAGGACCGCCGTTGACATCGGCGGCGGTATAGCCGTTGTAGCGAACCACCATCTCAGGACCGTAGGTCTGCGACACGCGCACCATCGACGACAGCGGGACCATCTCGCCGTTGCTGTTGCGCGTCTTCAGCAGGCCGATGTCCTCGGCATGCGCGCGGAAGGGCGCATCGGCCTGCGCGCGCACCTGGAACACCCGCCCAAAGCGGTTGAAGTCGTTTACATAGAGCGAGCCCAGGTAGATCTGCATCGTGTCGAAGACGTCGGTCACCTTGACGCCCAGCTGCTTGGCCTTCACGCGGTCCAGGTCCACGTCCAACTGCGGCACGTTGATCTGGTAGTTCGAGAACGTCGGCCCCAGCTCCGGCGCCTTGGCGGCGGCCGCGACGAAGGCTTGCGTGGCGCGGTCCAGGGCTTCGTAGCCCAGCGCGGCACGATCTTCGATCTGCAGCTTGAAGCCGCCCAGCGTGCCCAGGCCCATGACCGGCGGCGGCGGGAACACCGCGATGAAGGCATCCTTGACGCTGCCGAACTTCTGGTTCAGCGAACCGGCGATCTTGTCGGCGGAAAGACCCTCGCGCACGCGCTCCTCGAAGGGCTTGAGGGTCACGAACACGATGCCGGCGCTCGAGCTGTTGGTGAAGCCGTTGATCGACAGGCCGGGGAAGGACACGGCGTGATCGACGCCGGGCTCGTTCATGGCGATGTCGCCCATGCGCCGGATCACGTCTTCCGTGCGGTCCAGCGAGGCGCCCGTGGGAAGCTGCGCGAAGCCCACCAGGTATTGCTTGTCCTGCGCCGGCACGAAGCCGCCGGGCACGATATAGGAAATGCCCACGGTCGCCGCCAGCAGCACCGCATAGACCGCCAGGCTGGCCGACTTGCGCTTGATCACGCCGCCAACGTTGGCGGAATAGCTTTCCGACGCGCGATTGAACACGCGGTTGAACCAGGCGAAGAAGCGGCCCAGCACCCGGTTCATCGCTCGCGTCAGCCAATCCGGCTCGGCGTCATGGCTCTTGAGCAGCAGGGCGGCCAGCGCGGGCGACAGCGTCAGCGAGTTGAAGGCCGAGATCACGGTCGAAATCGTGATCGTCATGGCGAACTGCTTGTAGAACTGTCCCGTCAGGCCGGTCATGAAGGCCAGCGGCACGAACACCGCCGCCAGCGTCGCCGCGATGGCGATGATGGGGCCGCTCACTTCCCGCATCGCGCGATACGTCGCATCGCGCGGCGACAGCCCGGCGGCAATGTTCCGTTCGACGTTCTCCACCACCACGATGGCGTCATCGACCACGATGCCGATCGCCAGCACCATGCCGAACAGCGACAGCGCGTTGATGGAGTAGCCGAACGCCAGCAGCAGCGAGAACGTGCCGATGATGGAAACCGGCACCGCCAGCAGCGGGATCAGCGAGGCGCGCCACGTCTGCAGGAACACGATCACCACGATCACGACCAGCAGGATGGCTTCCAGCAGCGTATGCACCACCGCTTCGATACTGGCGCGCACGAACTGCGTGGGGTCGTACACGACGTCGTACTTCACCGAGGGCGGGAAGTCCGCGGACAGCTCCTTCATCGCCTCGCGCACCTGCTTGGACACGTCCAGCGCATTCGCGCCCGGCGCCTGCATGATGCCCAGCGCAACGGCCGGCTTGTTGTCCAGCAGGGAGCGCAGGCCGTATTCCGCCGCGTCCAGTTCCACGCGGGCCACGTCGCCCAGGTGAACCACACCGCCGTCGGCTGAGGTCTTCAGCACGATATTGCGGAATTCTTCCTCGGTTTGCAGGCGCCCCTGCGTGTTGACGTTCAACTGCAGCGGCACGTCGGCCAGCGTCGGCGACGCGCCGATCACGCCGGCCGCCACCTGCACGTTCTGCTCGCGGATGGCGTTGACCACGTCGGTCGCGGTCATGCCGAGTTGCGCGACTTTGTTCGGATCCAGCCAGACGCGCATGGAATAGTCGCCGGAACCCCACAATTGCACGTCGCCCACGCCGTTGATGCGCGCCAGCCGGTCCTTGACGTTCAGCACCGCGTAGTTGCGCAGGTACGTCATGTCATAGCGGTTGTCCGGCGAGATCAGGTGCACCACCAGCGTCAGCGTGGGCGAGCTTTTGGCCGTGGTCACGCCCAGCCGCTGCACGTCCTCGGGCAGCCGCGGCAGCGCCTGCGACACCCGGTTCTGCACCAGCTGTTGCGCCTTGTCCGGATCCACGCCGAGTTTGAAGTACACCGTCAGCGTCATGTTGCCGTCGCTGTTCGCCTGGGCCTGCATGTAAAGCATGTTCTCGACGCCGTTGATCTGCTCCTCCAGCGGGGCAGCCACGGTTTCGGCGATCACTTTCGGGTTCGCGCCCGGATACTGGGCGTGCACCACGACGGAAGGCGGCACCACTTCCGGGTACTCGGAAATCGGCAGCTGGAACATGGCCAGTATCCCGGCCAGCAGTATCAGCACCGATAGCACGCCCGCGAAGATGGGGCGGTCGATGAAGAATTTGGATATGTTCATGACGCTCTCTGGGGCGGTTCAGTTCAGGCGGGATTGGCGGCGCTGCGCTTGGCGCCGGTCCGGATGGCGGATTGCGCGCCCGCCATCGGCACCGCATGCGGCTCCACGGCATCGCCCGGCCGCACGCGCTGCAGCCCGTTCACGACGATGCGTTCGCCCGGCTTCAATCCCGCGGTGACGACGCGCATGCCTTCCTGCGCGGCGCCCAGCTGCACTTCGCGGTACTGCGCGCGGTTCTGGTCGTCCACCACCATCACGAAGCGCTTGTTCTGGTCGGTGCCCAGCGCCCGTTCATCGATCAGGATGGCTTTGTAGGGATTGCCGCCGCCCAAACGGATACGGGCGTAAAGGCCGGGCACCAGGGAGCCGTCCGGATTGTCGAAGGTGGCGCGCACGCGGATCGTGCCCGAGCTGGTGTCCAGCCGGTTGTCGACGTATTGCACGCGGCCCTGGCGGGAATAGCCGTCTTCGTTGGCCAGGCCCATGAACACCGGGACTTCGCCCGTCTTGCCGGATCGCGCAGGGTTGATGTGCTTCAGGAAGCTTTGTTCATCGACGTCGAAGGACGCATAGATGGGGTCCACCGATACCAGCGTGGTCAGCGGCGATGAGCCGGCCCCGGCCGCGACCAGGTTGCCCACCGTCACTTCCGCCCGGGAAACCCGGCCCGACACGGGGGCCACGATGCGGGTGTAGCCCAGGTTCAGCTTGGCGATTTCAAGCGCGGCCTTGGCTGCCTTCAAACTGGCGGCGGCTTCGCGGGCGTCGTTCTGCTTCTGCTCCAGGTCGCGGCGCGCGATGGCGTTGTCGGCGATCAGCCGTTGGGCGCGCGCCAGTTCGGAGGCCGTATAGGCCACGCGCGCCTGGGCGCCGGCCAGATTGGCCTCGGCGCGGTCGACTTCGGCCTGATAGGGCAGCGGATCGATGGTGAACAGCTCGTCGCCCTTGCGGACCAGGCTGCCGTCCTTGAAGTGGACGGCGATCAGGGTGCCCGACACCCGGGGCCGGATCTCCACCCGGTCGACTGCTTCGAGCCTGCCCGAATAGTTCTGCCAGTCGGTGATGGACCGTTCGACCACTTCCGCCACGTCGACCGGCGCGGCTGGAGGCGCGGCGGCGGCCGTGGCGGTATTGGGCCCGTGGCCGCGGAAGACGGCGATACCGCCAACGATGACGATAGCGGCAAACGTGGCCGCCAATGCGTAGCGACTGCGCAACACAGACATGTCGAGATCCTTTTGTTCGGGAGCTCGGCGGCGATGGCGAACGATCCCCGCTGCATGCGCGGCAGCGGCGCGGGTCACGGAAGCCCTGGCCGGGGATGCCGGGGCGGCGGCCAGGGGGCCGCTGTCGCGCTGGTTTTTATGGTTTTCCACGCAGGGCGTGGTTGCCGGCCAGCCGGTCGTTGGCGAAAACCGGCCCTTGCGCGGCGCGCGTCCGTGACGGAAGGCAATGGGAAAAGGCGGCCCGCGATGGGAAGCCTGTCGGTCCATTTCCGCCGGGTTAATCGGAATGGCGGCATTCTGGCTGTTTTGTCTGTCCGAATAAATATCTATACTCGAACAACTCTATTCGGCCAATTCGAACAATTATTTGTTCATAATGCCGTCACACCCATCCCCGAGGTCAAACCCATGGATCGCTTTCAGGCCATGCAGGTGTTCGTCAGGGTGGTCGACGCGAATAGCTTCACCCGCGCGGCGGATCACCTGGGACTTCCCCGCACCACCGTCACCACGATTATCCAGAACCTGGAAAAGCTGCTGAACGTACGTCTGCTGAATCGCACCACCCGGCGGCTGAGTCTTACCCCGGATGGCGCGGCCTATTACGAGCGCTGCGTCCGCATTCTGGCAGATGTCGAAGAGGCAGAGGCGGCGTTCATGGATGCCTCGCGCCGGCCCCGCGGCAAGCTGCGCATCGATACGCCGGCCGCCATCGGGCGGCTGATCCTCATCCCCTCGCTGTGCGAGTTTCACCAGCGCTATCCCGATATCGAACTGGTCATCGGCATGGGGGATCGTCCGGTGGATCTGGTCCAGGAGGCGGTGGACTGCGTCATCCGTGTGGGCGAGCTGAAAGATTCCAGCATGGTTGCCCGCCGCATCGGCATGTTCGAAGGCATAACGTGCGCCGCGCCCAGCTATATCGCGGCGCACGGCGAGCCGCAGACGCTCGATGACCTGGCCGACCATCATGCCGTGCATTATTTCTCCAGCCGCACAGGCCGCGTGATCGATTGGGATTTCATGGTCGACGGCCAGGCGGTGGAAGTGAAGATGCGCGGCGTCGTCTCGGTCAACGATGCCGATGCCTATATGGCCTGCGGACTGCAGGGGTTCGGGCTGATACAACCGCCGCGGTATATGGCCTTGCCATACCTGCAAAGCGGCGCGTTGAAGGAAATTCTGCCGGCCTGGAAGCCGAAGCCCATGCCGATCTCGGTGGTGTACCCGCACAATCGCCATCTGTCGCCGAAGGTGCGGGCATTCACCGATTGGGCCGCCGAAATCTTCAGCCGTTGCCCGCTGCTCAGCGGCCGCGGCGATATGGTGGACAGCGAATGCACCTGGGCCGGTCAGGATCCCGTGCACACCTACATGGCGCCGCGGGAAACGGCGGCCCGTACTGCGCCCGCGTCCGCGCCTGCACCGCAGCCGCAATCGGCGCCGGCAGCCGTGGTGGCCGCCGCGGCTGCCGGCACGTCGCCGCGACGGGGCGCGGGTGTGACGCCGACGTAACGCCGCGCATCGACAAGTGGTCATGCGGCGACTTGCCGGGGGAATGGGCCCGGGTCCATGCGGGAAAGATCCGCGCCGCAATCGGAATTTTCCGACAGACTTGGGATCGGCGCGCCCCTACACTTTTTCCCTTTTTTCGGCAGCCGGCACGCCGGGCCGGTAAGGAGGAAGAGATGACGATGAGCCCGACCGATTCCCGCATGTCCGGCCTTTACGTACCGGCTGCGCCGCCGGGCACAACGTACGGTGCGCAAGGGCTCGGCCGCGCCGTTACCGCGGCGGCACAAGACCACGCCGGCATCCCCCATGACTCCGGCGCGGAGCCAAAAGGATTGTCCGCGGCGGTCGTCGACATGGTGTCCCGGCTCGAAAGCGTCCCTGGGCCCAGGCGCAGACGCGATACGGCCGGAGCGACGCCGCACCCGCAACCGGGCGCCAGCGCCATGCAAGACGACGAAACGCGCGGCAAGCAGGCCGGGCGTCCCACGCCGGACCAAGTGGAATGCGTCGATGCCGCCGATTCCCGATACGCGCCGGCCACCATGATCGAACGGTTGGCATAGACCCGGGCGCGTTCTTTCCGCAGCGTTATTCCGGCAGCCGTACGATGACGCGGCAAAAACCGGCCGCGCGGGGCGCATTGTGCGCCCGGCGCGGCCAGGAAAGACCCGGGAACTGGCGGGGGGGCCGTTACAGATCCAGTTTGGTGATCTTCGTGCCCTGCAAAGACAGGTTCGCCATCAGGCCGGCATTGGTCAGGAAAAACGCCACCACCTGCTGCCGAGCGGTATTGGTGTCCACAGCGCCCGTCGCACCGACCTTCGCCACGGCCACCGAGGCATCGGCGCCCGCGCTCCAGCCATTGCTGTTGCGGAATTTGTTCAGCTGCTCCTGGTCCATGAACATAATGATCACGGCGCGCGACTGCGCGCCGGCTTGCCAGCCGATCGAGCCGCCCGTCAGGCTGTAATAGCCCTGCGTGGCGTTGCCCACTCGCAGCGCACCTTCGCCGTGTTGGGCGCCGATCACGAAGCCGGCCTCCAGCACGTTGGGGAACACCAGGATGCCCTTGGCGTTGTTGGCCATCTCGCGCGAGCCCTGCACAGTGCTGTACAGCCTGCTCAGCGTGGAATCCACGCCGGCATTGATTTCCTGGCGCTTGCTGGCGGAGGTGCCGGAGGATTTCGGTCCGGTGGTCGTGCAGGCGGCCAGCGCGGTGGCCAGCAACATGGCGGCAGGCAACCTGACGAAGTTTCGACGGTTCATCATTGCTTTTCTCCCAGCGTTGTATGAATTCGGCGGGCGGGCCCGCGGGTTGGCGACAGGGCGGCTGCTCTGCCACCGTGTTGCGCACCCATTATTCGCCACAACAATTCATACAACGGCGACATTCCCCTACCGATTGCAACTTGGCTGCGGGTTACAGCCGCTCCACCGGCACCGCGTGGGCTTTCCAGATCCGCTCGCAGTACTCGCGCACCGCCCGGTCCGATGAAAAGCGGCCGCTGCGCGCGGTATTCAGTATCGACTTGCGGGTCCACGCCTGCGTATCGCGGTACGCCTCATCGACCATGGTCTGGCAGGCCGAATATGAGCCGTAGTCGGCCAGCAACATATAGGGGTCGTGATGGATGAGGTCGTCCAGCAGCGGCGCAAAAAGGTTGCTGTCCCCTCGCGAAAAAAAGCCTGACCGTATCAGGTCCAGCACGGCTTCCAATTCCGGATCGCGGCGCAGGAAATCCATGGGCCGGTAACCCTCGCGCCGCAAGGCATAGACCTCTTCGGCAGTCAGTCCGAACAGAAAGAACTGGTCCTCGCCCACTTCTTCCCGTATTTCGATATTGGCGCCGTCCATCGTGCCGATGGTGATGGCGCCGTTCATCGCAAACTTCATGTTGCCCGTGCCGGAGGCCTCCTTGCCCGCCAGGGAAATCTGTTCGGAAAGCTCCGCCGCCGGATAAACCCACTGCCCCAGCGTGACGCTGTAATTGGGCAGGAAGACCACCTTGAGGCGGTCGCGGACGTCCGGGTCGTTATTGACGACGTCGCCGATCGCGGTGATCAGTTTGATCATCAGTTTGGCGCGGGCGTAGCCAGGCGCGGCCTTGCCGCCGAAAATGAAAGTGCGCGGCGCGATGTCGAGATTGCGCTGCGATTTGAGCCGATGATAGAGCGCGGCGATGTGGATGGCCGAAAGGTGCTGGCGCTTGTATTCGTGAATGCGCTTGACCTGCACGTCGAACATCGAATCGGGGTCCACCTTGATGCCGGTCTTGCGCAGAATCACCGCTGCCAGATCGACCTTGTTGGCCCGTTTGATCGCTCGCCATTCGCTGCCGAATGACGCGTCGTCGGCATAGGGTTCGATACCCGATATCAGCGACCAATCCTTGACCCATTCGTCGCCGATGCAGCGCGTGATGAGCTTGGTCAAACGCGGATTGCTCAGGGCGACCCAGCGGCGCGGCGTGACGCCGTTGGTCATGCTGTCGAATTTCTCCGGCCACATGGCATAGAAATCCTTGAGCAGGTCCCGCTTCAGCAGTTCCGAGTGCAGGTTGGCGACGCCGTTGATCGCGTGGCTTCCGACGCAGGCCAGGTGCGCCATGCGCACATATCGTTCGCCGCTTTCATCGATCAGGGACAACCGCGCGATACGGGTTTCATCACCGAAAAAGTGAATGCGGGCCTCATTCAGGAAGCGTGCGTTGATCTCGTAGATGATTTCAAGATGGCGCGGCAGAACGCGGCGGAACAGCTCCAGCGGCCATCGTTCCAGGGCTTCGGGCAACAGCGTGTGGTTGGTGTACGAAAACGTCTGCCGGGTGATGTCCCACGCTCTCTCCCAGGGAACGAGGTGCTCGTCGATCAGCAGGCGCATCAGTTCGGCAACGCCGATGGCGGGATGCGTATCGTTCAGCTGGATCGCAAAGGATTTGTGGAAGGATGTCACCGGCTGGCCGCGCTGGCGGTGCAGCCGGAGCATGTCCTGCAGCGAGCAGGACACGAAAAAGTATTGCTGCTCCAACCGCAGTTCCTTGCCCTGCCGGCTCTCGTCATTCGGGTAAAGCACCTTGGTCAGGTTTTCCGACGTGACCTTCTTGCTCACCGCGCCGAGATAATCGCCACGATTGAAAACGTGAAAATCGAAGGCTTCGGTCGCTTCCGCCCGCCATAAACGCAGGGTATTGGTCGTGCCGACCCGGTATCCGGGAATCGGCGAGTCGAAGGGGACCCCCGCCACGGTTTTTTCGGGTACCCAACGCACGCGGAACCGGCCGTTGTCGTCGGTGTACTGCTCGGTGTGCCCGCCCAGTTTTACCTGCACAGCCCATTCGGCATGCTGGATCTCCCATCGGTTGCCGTAGCGCAGCCAGGCGTCGGTGTTCTCCACCTGCCAGCCGTCCATGATGGTTTGATAGAAGATGCCGTATTCGTATCGGATTCCGTAGCCGATCGCCGGGACCTCCAGTGTCGCCAGCGATTCGATGAAACAGGCGGCGAGCCGTCCCAGGCCGCCGTTGCCGAGCCCCGGCTCCTCTTCCTGTCGCAGCAGTTCGTCCAGGTCCAGGCCAAGTTCGCTCATCGCCAGACGGATCTCGTGCGATATCCCCAGACTCAGGAGATTGTTCCCCAGGTAGGGGCCCATAAGGAACTCGGCGGACAGATATGCCACTGTACGCGCGTTCCGTTTCTGGTAAGTGGCCGTGGTGTCGAACCATGAACGCACCAAACGGTCGCGTACCGTATGGGCAAGAGATTGATACAGGTCGTTCTTCGAGGCGATGTCCAGGGATTTGCCCTGGGTATACAGCAGGTGGTCCAGAAAGGCCCGCTTCAACGAGTCGCGTGACAACGATGAACGGTCGCTCTCGGATCTTGGGGCAGTCGTGCCGGCGGGTGGGGTAAGGGTGGCGCTGGCAGGATCTTTCAAAATGTGTTCCTTGGCTTCGGTCAGGTCAGCAAAAATCCTAATCCAAAAGAATTGGGTTTTAAAGGCAAAGAGCCGAACAATCGGCAACAAGTTCCGAGCGGCGCGCGTCAATTGCTGCCGCTGATGCGGCGGCACGTTCAGGGTAGATATTGAAATGGCTGTGATTCAACAAACTGCCGCCCCGCGCCCGATTGCGGGCGATCGGTCCGGTGCGGACGTCGTCGCTTCCAGGCCGGTGTTCAGGAAGCGGGCGGGCACCCGCAAGCGGGCGGGAGCCGTGCTGGCCGCCGCGCTGGCCAGCATGGTGCAGTCCTATTGGG
The sequence above is a segment of the Bordetella genomosp. 9 genome. Coding sequences within it:
- the thpR gene encoding RNA 2',3'-cyclic phosphodiesterase, which codes for MPDPSPSRTTPFSRPVRLFFALWPDFDTVRALTQWCQQAHGACGGRIMRADTLHLTLAFLGETAPALVQPLVDETRRRRIEPGQVILSRLGAFPRPRIVWAGPADDGDNPDEGAGRLASEHRQLWDWVAALHPARPETRFRPHVTLLRDADTRLLPPAPAQPIAWRFDRYVLVASAQDGRSRYQILAETLA
- a CDS encoding efflux transporter outer membrane subunit, which translates into the protein MKTINRFSLGLLTAAILAGCSLTPEYERPAAPMTAAFKEALPADQAGQWKTAEPAESVLRGEWWKVFNDATLDALERQAADANQNLKAAAARLAQARALQREARAGLFPEVTANFGPTRQRASPASQGLPDNGPATSSTLWRGQLGVSYEADLFGRVSSTANAATAEAQQSEALLRSVQLALQADVAENYFMIRELDAERQLYEQTLALRKQTLDLVERRYKAGDISELDVARARSELASAESEALGIDRRRAQSEHALAVLLGKAPAEFSLPPSPLSRIAVRVPAGLPSSLLERRPDIAAAERAMAAANDRIGAARAAFFPQLNITGYAGYESSELGNLFEWSSRTFLLGPLTGAMLSLPIFDAGRRQAGLDRARAVYEEDVANYRQTVLGAFREVEDNLANLRILDEQTQAQDRAVHASARAAQLSHTQYKEGSISYLDVIDADRTVLTQQRVSVQLDGERARSTVNLIRALGGGWGLDSLQAQQAAAGAQASANGPAVQPVAQR
- a CDS encoding efflux RND transporter permease subunit, whose translation is MNISKFFIDRPIFAGVLSVLILLAGILAMFQLPISEYPEVVPPSVVVHAQYPGANPKVIAETVAAPLEEQINGVENMLYMQAQANSDGNMTLTVYFKLGVDPDKAQQLVQNRVSQALPRLPEDVQRLGVTTAKSSPTLTLVVHLISPDNRYDMTYLRNYAVLNVKDRLARINGVGDVQLWGSGDYSMRVWLDPNKVAQLGMTATDVVNAIREQNVQVAAGVIGASPTLADVPLQLNVNTQGRLQTEEEFRNIVLKTSADGGVVHLGDVARVELDAAEYGLRSLLDNKPAVALGIMQAPGANALDVSKQVREAMKELSADFPPSVKYDVVYDPTQFVRASIEAVVHTLLEAILLVVIVVIVFLQTWRASLIPLLAVPVSIIGTFSLLLAFGYSINALSLFGMVLAIGIVVDDAIVVVENVERNIAAGLSPRDATYRAMREVSGPIIAIAATLAAVFVPLAFMTGLTGQFYKQFAMTITISTVISAFNSLTLSPALAALLLKSHDAEPDWLTRAMNRVLGRFFAWFNRVFNRASESYSANVGGVIKRKSASLAVYAVLLAATVGISYIVPGGFVPAQDKQYLVGFAQLPTGASLDRTEDVIRRMGDIAMNEPGVDHAVSFPGLSINGFTNSSSAGIVFVTLKPFEERVREGLSADKIAGSLNQKFGSVKDAFIAVFPPPPVMGLGTLGGFKLQIEDRAALGYEALDRATQAFVAAAAKAPELGPTFSNYQINVPQLDVDLDRVKAKQLGVKVTDVFDTMQIYLGSLYVNDFNRFGRVFQVRAQADAPFRAHAEDIGLLKTRNSNGEMVPLSSMVRVSQTYGPEMVVRYNGYTAADVNGGPAPGYSSDQAKEAAERIAAETLPRGIKFEWTDLTYQQILAGNAGIWVFPISVLLVFLVLAAMYESLTLPLAVILIVPMSILAALTGVWLTRGDNNIFTQIGLMVLVGLACKNAILIVEFARELEMQGRSAFDAAVEACRLRLRPILMTSIAFIMGVVPLVYSSGAGSEMRHAMGIAVFFGMLGVTLFGLFLTPVFYVALRALNPRKLHSAGQHEAPVTAPHAAPAPHGHAARGAE
- a CDS encoding efflux RND transporter periplasmic adaptor subunit — its product is MSVLRSRYALAATFAAIVIVGGIAVFRGHGPNTATAAAAPPAAPVDVAEVVERSITDWQNYSGRLEAVDRVEIRPRVSGTLIAVHFKDGSLVRKGDELFTIDPLPYQAEVDRAEANLAGAQARVAYTASELARAQRLIADNAIARRDLEQKQNDAREAAASLKAAKAALEIAKLNLGYTRIVAPVSGRVSRAEVTVGNLVAAGAGSSPLTTLVSVDPIYASFDVDEQSFLKHINPARSGKTGEVPVFMGLANEDGYSRQGRVQYVDNRLDTSSGTIRVRATFDNPDGSLVPGLYARIRLGGGNPYKAILIDERALGTDQNKRFVMVVDDQNRAQYREVQLGAAQEGMRVVTAGLKPGERIVVNGLQRVRPGDAVEPHAVPMAGAQSAIRTGAKRSAANPA
- a CDS encoding BPSL1445 family SYLF domain-containing lipoprotein; amino-acid sequence: MNRRNFVRLPAAMLLATALAACTTTGPKSSGTSASKRQEINAGVDSTLSRLYSTVQGSREMANNAKGILVFPNVLEAGFVIGAQHGEGALRVGNATQGYYSLTGGSIGWQAGAQSRAVIIMFMDQEQLNKFRNSNGWSAGADASVAVAKVGATGAVDTNTARQQVVAFFLTNAGLMANLSLQGTKITKLDL